A single Methanofastidiosum sp. DNA region contains:
- a CDS encoding V-type ATP synthase subunit A translates to MVSKGVIYRISGPVVTALHLDAKMNELVRVGKEGLFGEVIQIEEDKTIIQVYEDTSLLKPGDEAVTTGVPLSVDLGPGLLGSIYDGVQRPLPKLSEIMGEFIKRGAEAPGIDREKKWEFFPIKKKGDKVNYGEAIGYVNENEHTKHLVMTPPNISGQIIEILEHGNYNVEEILCKLDNGAIIKMYQRWPVKVPRPFKEKMMPTVPLVTGKRIIDVLFPLAKGGTAAIPGPFGSGKTVTQQQLAKWSDTKVVVYIGCGERGNEMIDVLTEFPQLVDPVTGGPLMNRTVLIANTSNMPVAAREASIYTGITIAEYYRDMGYDVALMADSTSRWAEAMREISSRLEEMPGEEGYPAYLSSRLSSFYERAGRVITLGGKIGSVTVIGAVSPPGGDFSEPVVQNTLRITKTFWALDSNLSQKRHFPAINWLESYSLYYDSLKEWFETNISVDWDRMRAEAMEILQKEAELQEIVQLVGADALPPDQQFLLEISRMLRETFLQQDSYHEVDEFHNLKRQFALLNAIIRFSRLGNDAIENGIEIDKLLKLESRSEISKVRYRKDFESKIASINESMAKEFKQLMGEA, encoded by the coding sequence TTGGTTAGTAAAGGAGTAATTTATAGAATATCGGGGCCGGTAGTTACCGCCTTACATCTTGATGCTAAAATGAATGAACTAGTCAGAGTAGGTAAAGAAGGTTTATTTGGAGAAGTTATCCAAATTGAAGAAGATAAAACAATTATCCAAGTTTATGAAGATACTTCCTTATTAAAACCTGGTGATGAAGCAGTAACAACTGGAGTTCCATTATCCGTAGATTTGGGCCCAGGATTACTTGGTTCAATTTATGATGGCGTCCAGAGGCCTTTGCCAAAATTATCTGAAATTATGGGAGAATTCATTAAAAGAGGTGCAGAAGCACCCGGAATTGATAGAGAAAAGAAATGGGAATTCTTCCCTATAAAGAAAAAAGGGGACAAAGTAAATTATGGAGAAGCTATAGGATATGTAAATGAAAATGAACATACCAAGCATTTAGTAATGACGCCCCCAAATATTTCTGGGCAAATTATTGAGATCTTAGAACATGGCAATTATAATGTAGAAGAAATATTATGTAAGCTTGATAATGGCGCAATAATAAAAATGTACCAAAGATGGCCTGTTAAAGTTCCAAGACCTTTTAAAGAAAAAATGATGCCAACAGTGCCTTTGGTTACTGGTAAAAGAATCATAGATGTCTTATTCCCATTAGCAAAAGGAGGCACTGCTGCAATTCCAGGGCCATTTGGAAGTGGTAAGACCGTTACTCAACAACAGCTCGCTAAATGGAGCGATACTAAAGTTGTTGTCTATATAGGATGTGGTGAAAGAGGAAATGAAATGATTGATGTCCTTACTGAATTTCCCCAATTAGTTGATCCCGTGACCGGTGGACCACTGATGAATAGGACTGTGCTCATAGCCAACACTTCTAATATGCCAGTTGCTGCGAGAGAGGCTTCAATTTATACTGGCATTACTATTGCAGAATATTATAGGGACATGGGGTACGATGTAGCTCTTATGGCAGATTCTACTTCTAGGTGGGCAGAAGCAATGAGAGAAATCTCTTCAAGACTAGAGGAAATGCCCGGTGAAGAAGGATATCCTGCTTATCTTTCTTCAAGGCTTTCAAGCTTTTATGAAAGAGCAGGTAGAGTAATCACTTTAGGAGGTAAAATTGGATCGGTAACTGTCATCGGAGCAGTTTCACCTCCCGGGGGAGATTTTTCTGAGCCGGTAGTACAAAATACTCTTAGAATCACAAAAACTTTCTGGGCTCTTGATTCAAATCTTTCACAAAAAAGGCATTTCCCTGCCATTAACTGGCTCGAATCTTATTCACTTTATTATGATTCATTAAAAGAATGGTTTGAAACTAATATTTCAGTAGATTGGGACAGAATGAGGGCAGAAGCAATGGAAATATTGCAGAAAGAAGCAGAGTTGCAGGAAATTGTTCAATTAGTAGGTGCAGATGCTTTACCTCCTGACCAACAATTTTTATTGGAAATCTCAAGAATGTTGAGGGAAACTTTTTTGCAACAAGATTCTTATCATGAAGTAGACGAATTTCACAATTTAAAAAGACAGTTTGCTTTATTGAATGCAATTATAAGATTTTCACGTCTTGGAAATGATGCAATTGAGAACGGAATTGAAATAGATAAATTATTGAAACTTGAGTCAAGGTCAGAAATATCTAAGGTAAGATACAGAAAAGATTTTGAGAGTAAGATTGCTTCAATAA
- a CDS encoding biotin transporter BioY yields MGVLMLKSKELSLIALFAALTAVGGFISIPFYPVPLTLQVFFVLLSGSILGKKLGALSQVIYLGLGAIGAPVFHNFSGGIGILLGPTGGFLIGFIPGAYLAGFFYEKFANNKFRFLGLIISIIPIYAIGIFWLSFITGMPLEKAFLVGGLPFIPGDFLKSIMVFLVEKKAKKYLKIKI; encoded by the coding sequence ATGGGTGTATTAATGCTCAAATCCAAAGAACTTTCTCTTATCGCCCTATTTGCAGCACTTACTGCAGTTGGGGGATTTATTTCAATTCCATTTTACCCAGTACCCCTGACTCTTCAAGTATTTTTTGTTTTGCTTTCAGGATCAATTTTAGGAAAGAAATTAGGGGCACTTAGTCAGGTAATATATCTTGGATTGGGCGCAATAGGTGCTCCAGTCTTTCATAATTTCAGTGGAGGGATTGGGATATTGTTGGGGCCTACAGGTGGATTCCTCATTGGATTTATACCAGGCGCTTATTTGGCCGGTTTTTTCTATGAAAAATTTGCCAATAATAAGTTTAGATTCTTAGGACTTATAATATCGATAATTCCCATATATGCAATAGGTATATTTTGGCTTTCTTTTATTACAGGAATGCCTCTAGAAAAAGCTTTTTTAGTAGGTGGACTTCCTTTTATACCTGGGGACTTTCTAAAATCAATTATGGTCTTTCTAGTTGAAAAAAAAGCTAAAAAATATCTCAAAATTAAGATTTGA
- the ahaC gene encoding ATP synthase A1 subunit C, protein MDSSAIFSKIDLGDTNYSYANTRVRAMESKILTSDIYMKLLNMDFSQISRFLGEVEYKEEIDSLSKHFRGVELIERSLNKNLANTYNKLLKMAGKEAANYAFAVFMRWDVHNIISILRGKFAKVSDKEIEKTLIPIGEIPFSFIQSLTKFLSYQDVIRRLKKLEQFSFLDETKEMADIESELYKNYFTKVLEKFRKDKKSLFLNFVKMEIDIINLKNIMRMRRYGFTLDEEEKNVIDGGLYFKANKLSFLLRSSNQDFLTSIKKTPYGHIIEKHFSEPTLFNVEESLEIFLMQYAKKQLKGEHLSIIPILHYIYLKKIEVDNIRKIARGIASNLEKEVIQDSLVI, encoded by the coding sequence ATGGATTCGAGTGCAATATTCTCTAAAATTGATTTGGGGGATACTAATTATAGTTACGCTAATACTCGCGTAAGAGCAATGGAAAGTAAAATTCTAACTAGTGATATTTATATGAAACTTTTGAACATGGACTTTTCGCAGATATCTAGATTTCTCGGAGAAGTTGAATATAAAGAAGAAATAGATTCTTTATCAAAACATTTTAGAGGAGTTGAACTAATAGAGCGTTCTTTAAACAAGAACTTAGCAAATACATACAACAAACTCTTAAAAATGGCCGGCAAAGAAGCTGCAAATTATGCATTTGCAGTTTTTATGAGATGGGATGTCCACAACATTATCTCTATTTTAAGGGGAAAATTTGCTAAAGTATCTGATAAAGAGATTGAAAAAACACTCATACCTATAGGTGAAATACCTTTTTCTTTTATTCAATCACTAACTAAATTCCTTAGTTATCAAGACGTTATTAGGAGATTAAAGAAATTAGAACAATTTTCTTTCTTGGACGAAACAAAAGAGATGGCAGATATAGAATCAGAACTTTATAAAAATTATTTTACAAAAGTTCTTGAAAAATTCCGGAAAGATAAAAAATCCCTCTTTCTTAATTTTGTAAAAATGGAAATAGATATAATTAATTTAAAAAATATAATGAGAATGAGACGATATGGATTTACACTCGATGAAGAAGAAAAAAATGTAATTGATGGCGGCCTATATTTTAAAGCAAATAAACTAAGTTTTTTATTAAGATCCTCAAATCAAGATTTCTTAACCTCAATTAAAAAAACGCCGTATGGCCATATAATTGAAAAACATTTTTCTGAACCTACTCTCTTCAATGTAGAAGAATCTTTAGAAATTTTCCTGATGCAATATGCAAAAAAGCAGTTAAAAGGAGAGCACCTTTCTATTATCCCTATCCTTCATTATATTTATCTCAAAAAGATTGAAGTTGATAACATCAGAAAGATAGCGAGAGGAATAGCCTCGAATCTTGAGAAGGAAGTTATCCAAGATAGCTTGGTGATTTAA
- a CDS encoding V-type ATP synthase subunit K yields MADLAVIAVVISAAIAVGVTGIAAAWAEKNIGSAAIGAMAEKEELFGKGLVLTVIPETIVIFGLTVALVLLFVILPQLL; encoded by the coding sequence ATGGCAGATTTAGCAGTTATAGCTGTAGTTATAAGTGCTGCAATTGCAGTTGGAGTAACAGGGATTGCAGCTGCATGGGCAGAGAAAAATATAGGATCTGCGGCTATTGGAGCAATGGCAGAGAAAGAGGAACTATTTGGTAAGGGATTAGTACTTACAGTAATTCCTGAAACCATAGTAATCTTTGGCCTTACAGTAGCATTAGTCCTACTATTCGTCATATTGCCACAACTACTTTAG
- a CDS encoding TATA-box-binding protein, whose translation MTVQNVVTSANLFNRVDLVKAASSLDNIEYEPEQFPGMVIRLDEPKTATLVFGSGKLVCTGAKSPEESRRAIFKIIEILKDYGTPMEREPDIVVQNIVASGDLEMKLNLDDIILTLPNCEYEPEQFPGLIYRLKEPKVVLLLFGSGKVVCTGAKSEEDVIRAIERVKKSLIEEGLA comes from the coding sequence ATGACTGTCCAAAACGTTGTTACTTCTGCTAACTTATTTAATAGAGTTGACCTAGTTAAAGCTGCAAGTTCCTTAGATAATATTGAATATGAACCAGAACAGTTTCCTGGGATGGTAATTAGACTTGACGAACCAAAGACTGCTACCTTAGTTTTCGGAAGTGGCAAACTTGTTTGTACAGGAGCTAAATCCCCAGAAGAATCTAGAAGGGCCATATTCAAAATAATTGAAATTTTGAAAGATTACGGTACTCCAATGGAAAGAGAGCCAGATATCGTTGTACAGAATATTGTTGCATCTGGAGATTTAGAAATGAAACTGAATCTTGATGACATTATATTAACTCTTCCAAACTGTGAATATGAACCCGAGCAATTCCCTGGACTTATATATCGATTAAAAGAACCAAAGGTAGTTTTACTACTATTTGGAAGTGGAAAAGTAGTCTGCACTGGTGCAAAGTCTGAAGAAGATGTAATTAGAGCCATTGAACGTGTTAAAAAGTCATTAATCGAAGAAGGTTTGGCATAA
- a CDS encoding V-type ATP synthase subunit I yields the protein MTKIAIVGTKDLMKDTIEILHSLKIIHIVDFKEQDETFQIGKPLGEVSRFSELLLSLRSLISTFDIRPQNLKKTYSKRDISRELETEVIQTENQLKVLNLKISKLTSIINEIDRLKSVGDLEEIGLEKNLFKSLNMVVSSKTDLENKRNNLKKELDQIIKEKSSFLLQYEDLLSSEIEKMEAPLRFTTTKNTFMVEGWIPESKYSSLHTTLDKKYGDRIHLEKVKYSDEESVPVELKHPSSVKPFELLLDLFEYPKSTEIDPTFAIFITFPLFYGIMLGDIGYGLTILLFSSILKMKFKTEGWNMLLGILQYSSIYTIAFGFLDGEFFGFDIFRLFGIEEIFGISLPIIDRIVDFMPVLIMSISIGIVHVLLGLTFGFINVLKQHGVKEAILEKGSWIILVISIVFFALSLSFTNVLMYFGGALLMISVILLVLGEGFIGLIEIFGIMSNILSYVRLMAIGLSSVGIAIVINSIVVDIVLPKGGVFILLGYLILIGGHVGNIILGILASFLHALRLHYVEFFTKFYEGGGIKFKPFGI from the coding sequence ATGACTAAAATTGCAATTGTTGGTACGAAAGACCTCATGAAGGATACTATAGAAATTCTTCATTCCTTAAAGATAATTCATATTGTAGATTTTAAAGAACAAGACGAAACATTTCAAATTGGTAAACCATTAGGTGAAGTTTCAAGATTTTCTGAACTTTTATTGTCTCTTAGGTCATTGATTAGTACATTTGATATTAGGCCTCAGAATTTAAAAAAGACATACTCAAAGAGAGATATATCCAGAGAATTAGAAACAGAAGTTATTCAGACTGAAAATCAACTTAAAGTCTTAAATCTGAAAATATCAAAATTAACTTCTATAATTAATGAGATAGACAGACTAAAATCAGTTGGAGATTTAGAAGAAATCGGGCTTGAAAAGAATTTATTCAAATCCTTAAATATGGTTGTATCCTCTAAAACCGATTTGGAAAATAAAAGAAACAATCTCAAAAAAGAGCTCGATCAAATCATTAAAGAAAAATCCTCTTTTCTCCTACAATATGAGGATTTACTTTCCAGTGAAATAGAAAAAATGGAAGCCCCCTTAAGGTTTACCACAACAAAAAATACCTTCATGGTAGAAGGATGGATACCAGAATCTAAGTATTCTTCCCTCCATACTACTTTAGACAAGAAATATGGGGACAGGATTCATTTAGAAAAAGTAAAATATAGTGATGAAGAATCTGTTCCTGTTGAACTTAAACATCCTTCTTCTGTAAAACCATTTGAATTATTGCTAGATCTATTCGAATACCCTAAAAGCACTGAAATAGATCCGACATTTGCAATATTTATCACCTTTCCTCTTTTTTATGGGATAATGCTTGGTGACATTGGATATGGGTTAACTATACTTCTGTTTTCTTCAATACTGAAAATGAAGTTTAAAACTGAAGGATGGAATATGTTACTAGGGATATTACAATATTCCAGTATATATACAATTGCATTTGGGTTCTTAGATGGAGAATTTTTTGGATTCGATATATTCCGCCTCTTTGGAATAGAAGAGATATTTGGCATAAGTTTACCCATTATTGATAGGATAGTTGATTTCATGCCCGTTCTCATTATGTCAATCTCTATAGGGATTGTGCATGTATTACTTGGTTTAACATTTGGTTTCATCAATGTATTAAAACAACACGGTGTAAAAGAAGCCATACTAGAAAAGGGAAGTTGGATTATACTCGTAATATCTATAGTGTTTTTTGCATTGAGCCTTTCATTCACAAATGTTTTAATGTATTTTGGAGGGGCTCTTTTAATGATTTCGGTAATCTTACTTGTTTTAGGCGAGGGTTTCATAGGCCTTATAGAAATATTTGGTATAATGAGTAATATACTTTCATATGTTAGGCTTATGGCCATAGGACTTTCTTCAGTAGGTATCGCGATTGTTATAAATAGTATAGTAGTAGATATCGTTCTTCCAAAAGGCGGAGTATTTATCCTTTTAGGTTATTTAATTCTAATAGGTGGTCATGTAGGAAATATAATTTTGGGCATTTTGGCAAGTTTCTTACATGCCTTGAGATTACACTATGTAGAATTTTTCACTAAATTTTATGAAGGTGGAGGTATAAAATTTAAACCATTTGGTATATAA